The proteins below come from a single Puniceicoccaceae bacterium genomic window:
- a CDS encoding pectinesterase family protein, with product MSTFQPVFCLYRVLTLTLFTLHPLANASQILVVDPSGEGTHRTLSEAIASLPMFCYERTVIYLKNGTYEEKIRIDQDFITLRGESREGVRIIGNLPRQKWIDAPDAIGPAVVNLFGDDIIIENLTIENTQPDTSVHAFAVYGQGTRTLIQNANLWSRGGDTVSLWNYKNGMYYHANCDFRGAVDFVCPRGWCYITSSTFHCVRTTAAVWHAGGYDASQKLVVHNSSFDGDVPFELGRHHYDAQFYFIGCNFSEKVMDRPIYRVRYEDPSKNRPDNWGDRVYFHASQSEHLTWTSDNLRERTPSVEAHEISASWTFDGKWDPEKTIPPQVISIQQHGADKIDLVFDETITVRGHPELRKDGRVLRYVQGAGSNQLRFVGDLPDHPEQENFADWNVHHGELVGNTATRMERKFAP from the coding sequence ATGTCAACCTTTCAACCCGTCTTTTGCTTGTACCGCGTGCTCACGCTGACGCTGTTCACGCTGCATCCATTGGCAAATGCCTCTCAAATCCTGGTTGTGGATCCCTCCGGTGAAGGGACTCACCGCACCCTGAGTGAAGCCATCGCCAGCCTGCCGATGTTCTGCTACGAGCGAACGGTGATCTACCTGAAAAACGGCACCTATGAAGAAAAGATCCGTATCGATCAGGACTTCATTACGCTCAGGGGAGAAAGCCGCGAAGGCGTGCGCATCATCGGAAATCTACCCCGGCAGAAGTGGATTGACGCTCCCGATGCCATCGGGCCGGCGGTCGTCAATCTGTTTGGTGACGACATCATTATTGAAAACCTTACGATTGAAAACACACAGCCCGACACCTCGGTGCACGCCTTTGCAGTCTATGGACAGGGAACACGCACACTCATCCAGAATGCCAATCTCTGGAGTCGTGGAGGGGATACGGTTTCGCTCTGGAACTATAAAAACGGCATGTATTATCACGCCAACTGCGACTTTCGCGGTGCAGTTGATTTTGTGTGTCCGCGCGGCTGGTGCTACATCACCTCCAGCACCTTTCACTGTGTGCGAACAACAGCAGCGGTCTGGCATGCCGGCGGATACGATGCTTCGCAAAAACTGGTCGTGCACAACAGCTCGTTTGATGGAGACGTTCCCTTCGAACTGGGACGTCACCACTACGACGCCCAGTTCTATTTCATCGGTTGCAACTTCTCCGAAAAAGTGATGGATCGGCCGATCTACCGCGTCCGCTATGAGGACCCATCCAAAAATCGCCCGGATAACTGGGGTGATCGTGTGTATTTTCACGCATCCCAGAGCGAGCATCTCACCTGGACTTCGGACAACCTCAGAGAACGAACACCATCGGTAGAGGCACACGAAATTTCCGCTTCATGGACTTTCGACGGGAAGTGGGATCCCGAAAAAACGATTCCCCCCCAGGTGATAAGCATACAACAACATGGGGCCGATAAAATTGACCTGGTCTTTGATGAAACCATCACGGTGCGCGGCCATCCCGAGCTGCGCAAAGACGGTCGCGTCCTGCGCTATGTGCAGGGCGCTGGTTCAAATCAACTCCGTTTCGTCGGTGACCTACCCGACCACCCCGAGCAGGAAAACTTTGCAGACTGGAACGTTCACCATGGCGAACTCGTCGGCAACACGGCGACCCGGATGGAACGCAAATTTGCTCCATAA